The Cannabis sativa cultivar Pink pepper isolate KNU-18-1 unplaced genomic scaffold, ASM2916894v1 Contig3, whole genome shotgun sequence genome window below encodes:
- the LOC133033234 gene encoding uncharacterized protein LOC133033234 yields MALTAERSENKIWKENAARRESKKGGANSNDHKKRGQDQSGQPSQDKRYKSDNDQRFNGSSGQNIPECPKCTKRHLGECRAKACYKCGKEGHIKRNCPLWGQTGNRAEPKKDDKYVPARVFAITQAEAEASPSVVSGSCSQQGNSLRCSR; encoded by the exons ATGGCTCTTACGGCGGAGCGAAGtgaaaacaaaatttggaaggaaaatgctgCCAGGAGAGAATCTAAGAAAGGTGGAGCCAATTCTAATGACCACAAGAAACGGGGACAGGACCAGTCCGGGCAGCCAAGTCAAGACAAGAGGTACAAAAGTGATAACGACCAACGATTTAATGGCAGCAGTGGGCAAAACATTCCAGAATGCCCTAAATGTACCAAACGTCATCTCGGCGAGTGTCGCGCAAAAGCATGCTACAAATGTGGAAAAGAAGGACACATCAAACGCAATTGCCCACTGTGGGGACAGACTGGGAATAGAGCAGAACCCAAGAAAGATGACAAGTATGTTCCAGCCAGAGTTTTTGCCATCACTCAAGCAGAAGCTGAGGCCAGTCCTTCGGTTGTATCAG gatcttgttctcaacaaggaaattcgttgaggtgctcgaggtag